The Procambarus clarkii isolate CNS0578487 chromosome 64, FALCON_Pclarkii_2.0, whole genome shotgun sequence genome includes a window with the following:
- the LOC123769004 gene encoding uncharacterized protein, producing MILSLPPDTALENYVHVAGMAGTTWGDSEWGDLTDCECGGPSPPTFMLPPPPRPPPPPDAPNEDLGDCEGPFTCPSLLGAREDQRPTAGRAPMAVVIVSAATLVVLVLVAAIIVCRLRGRGRTPKGCTELSGAIIYDDLPSAPTIVPARTRPRFKPVPIDGEEMMGMTMGVHLYTPEPRSNPPSEHLYQSISSGSETCSYSTSDAAGQDGRALLRPPHPRGVRASTTLADTDSEEEPLAPIGILGDPSDNDTPSMSPAHSRYYCASAPPLTSSPGSDYESVYYVGGMRRGRPPTPQERGLPPLPSRTDRFRIYFSVDRGQHRAPGRRGRRQGHHHHHPRNPPEAEPLYENLT from the exons GTGGCGGGCATGGCTGGGACCACTTGGGGCGACTCCGAGTGGGGAGACCTTACTGACTGTGAGTGTGGGGGGCCATCGCCCCCCACCTTCATGCTGCCTCCTCCGCCGCGGCCCCCGCCACCCCCTGACGCCCCCAACGAAGACCTGGGCGACTGCGAGGGCCCCTTCACCTGCCCTAGCCTGCTGGGGGCCCGCGAGGACCAGAGGCCCACCGCTGGCAGGGCCCCCATGGCTGTTGTTATTGTCTCGGCCGCCACACTGGTCGTCCTGGTCCTCGTAGCTGCCATCATTGTCTGCAG GCTGAGAGGTCGAGGCCGGACTCCAAAGGGCTGCACAGAGCTGAGCGGCGCCATTATCTACGACGATCTGCCTTCCGCCCCGACCATCGTGCCCGCCCGTACACGCCCACGATTCAAGCCGGTGCCCATTGACGGGGAAGAGATGATGGGCATGACTATGGGCGTGCACCTGTACACCCCCGAGCCCCGCAGTAACCCTCCTTCAGAGCACCTCTACCAAAGCATCTCCTCAG GAAGCGAGACGTGCAGTTACAGCACCAGCGACGCAGCGGGGCAGGACGGCCGGGCTCTCCTGAGGCCGCCACACCCCAGGGGCGTGAGGGCCTCCACTACCCTAGCGGACACGGACAGCGAGGAAGAGCCCCTGGCTCCCATCGGTATCCTCGGGGATCCCAGCGATAATGACACCCCAAGTATGTCTCCGGCCCACTCCCGCTACTACTGCGCCAGTGCTCCACCTCTCACCTCCTCCCCGGGCTCCGACTACGAGAGCGTCTACTACGTTGGTGGCATGCGACGCGGACGCCCCCCGACGCCACAGGAGAGGGGTCTGCCTCCTCTCCCATCCCGCACCGATAGGTTTAGAATATACTTCTCGGTGGACAGAGGACAACACCGGGCGCCCGGGAGGCGTGGCAGACGGCAgggccatcatcaccatcacccgaGGAACCCGCCGGAAGCGGAACCCCTTTACGAAAACCTCACTTAA